From one Flavobacterium sp. N502536 genomic stretch:
- a CDS encoding Ig-like domain-containing protein: protein MQTNLRIAVLLVCSLFFNVTSAQTPNWKNIGPILFPKKTVDQIQGIGRCIQIKFHPSDPNKMYVASASGGLYQSNDKGLHWTSLGTDQVANTTSSSIAIDPTNDQVIYWGTGDANNSYDGLGVYKTINGGTTWTVSNSGMGNRLVIHLLILPTDHNTIIAATSNGIYKSTDAGANWSLKSVPRIEVQDMCYKPGTNGQVIYATASKKFYRSLDAGNSWTEITSPAFVFGANGTRVSVCEADPNVVYVANVGANTIGEIYKSTDGGSTFTNMRSTKECLAAYSASGGGGQGDYNFDFEVNPANSNELYVCAHLIWRSTDAGVTWVQQQKSWSSDLHTDQHHIVFDPYVSGQLWNANDGGVWSNIANGTGEWTPKSDGIAATEIYHGAISKTNRNLLYIGTQDNGGIYYNNGTFYNNRGGDFGPFMWFDYSGNFYSESDGSRHIYPSDSDISLNLPETPSGGKFTFTAVNADIAYHANAGKIYRCINLTSASPSWTLIYTIPSGKVKDLQVDPGNADRLYVFTDSPALYRSDNAMTAASFAQITLPVQSTNGSVAPIPNSDVVYLGLGNTIYRSADKGTTWTTTKGFPAAKVLKVVADYKSTNEAVYASYPLGVYYKDNTKSSWINYSSGLPIISEIVDMDIYNDGISKGILNAYFYGRGVWQSDLVPPPSNITVAMTSPANNTTFSSPATINLQATASVSSGNISKVEFYNGTTLLGTSLSSPHVYSWNGVLPGNYDLTAVAYDNLGNKKSSALVTVTVTFVCNKVSGTPFGTSPYVAGSEYDKAFDGDINTNFSAKSASSGYTGLDLGTAKVVTNARYYPRSSQAIRMKDGKFQGSNTSTSAGFVDLYTIPTEPNYAWQDVSIPNSTAYRYYRYLSPVDGYCDVAEIEFCTHNELPTINLTAPIHNELYTAIPANINITAAASDMDGSISKVEFYQGETLLGIDTSSPYSFDWTGVPSGTYQLLAKAYDNLNAVVVSSPITVVVGNQKPTVSIISPDDYAVFANPANITIYATASDADGTISKVEFYNGSSLLGTSTTNPYSYHWADVPVGTYTLTAKAYDNNGGTTDSSPITVNVPFTCSPLSGSPFGTPPYYTYATYDKAFDGDLGTTFQASTSNNGYTGLDFGTAKVVKAIRFYPRASRESRMNGGKFQGSNVADFSSGVVDLYTIPSIPVLKWNEVALSNETTFRYVRYLSPAGGYCNVAEIEFCGLNIVPKVNITAPANAATYVAPAAINIAADANGSVSKIEFYIGASLIGTSTSSPYNYNLTGISGGTYNLTAKAYDPAGAVVSSAPVNFTVINNIAPTVSITAPADNAIYVAPATFAISATANDADGNIDKVEFYNGPALLGTVNASPYTFNWTSVAARTYTLTAKAYDNNGIVTTSSAVSVKVNQPPTVNISSPADNTIYVAPATFDISATANDTDGSINKVEFYNGPTLLGTVNANPYTFNWNSVTAGTYTLTAKAYDNNGTITTSSAVSVRVNQPPTVSITTPKNNSNYIAPASVTINATAADTDGIVNKVEFYNGTNLIATSTTSPYTCNLTSISAGAYSLTAKACDDRGTCTTSSAIAITVNTPINQAPSASITSPATNTVFIAPANITINAVAADSDGTISKVEFYNGATLLSSSTTSPYTYNWENVIAGTYAITVKSYDNENATATSAVVNVVVNNNQAPTVSVTSPVNNTAFIAPASIIINAAAADADGTISKVEFYNGATLLSTSAVSPYTYNWENVTAGTYQITAKSYDNANATATSAVVNVVVNNNQAPTVSVTSPGNNTVFITPASITINAVATDSDGTVSKVEFYNGTTLLSTSITSPYTYNWENVTTGTYQITAKATDNTGNLTSSTPVNIVVKTNPIISMISPSENDQIVDHGSDVLFKFKVTDPDAVVSSIIIKDNGAVISTISKLPYSFTLTNLSSGDHYFTATAVLENGTEYTFTSLNIVSKNCKSMEWNTSTDYLIGDQVIYQNSIYRALVINKNKQPDQDKSIWSKIGTCENLSVEDFPAPKSKYILYPNPCTTHFNIKFMDCAGKSFYYSIMDMNSRVIRENKSESINNVIFEKEVNIQGLSSGTYIVIIHLDEKVYNEKIIIIEKPSMYKKKR from the coding sequence ATGCAAACAAATTTACGTATTGCAGTCTTACTTGTATGCTCTCTTTTCTTTAACGTTACAAGTGCTCAAACTCCCAATTGGAAAAATATTGGACCTATACTCTTTCCAAAGAAGACCGTTGATCAGATACAAGGTATTGGGCGTTGTATTCAGATTAAATTTCACCCCTCAGATCCTAACAAAATGTATGTTGCCAGTGCTTCAGGGGGATTGTATCAGAGTAATGATAAAGGTCTTCATTGGACTTCATTAGGAACCGATCAGGTTGCTAACACAACGTCTTCCTCTATAGCCATAGATCCTACCAATGATCAGGTGATTTATTGGGGAACAGGTGATGCAAATAATTCTTATGATGGTTTGGGTGTCTATAAAACGATCAATGGAGGAACCACCTGGACCGTATCTAATTCCGGAATGGGCAATCGATTGGTGATACACCTGCTTATTCTTCCTACGGATCACAACACTATCATTGCGGCTACAAGTAACGGTATCTATAAATCGACAGACGCGGGTGCTAATTGGAGCTTAAAATCTGTTCCTCGTATTGAAGTTCAGGATATGTGTTACAAACCAGGCACCAATGGTCAGGTAATTTATGCAACGGCTTCTAAAAAATTTTATCGTTCACTAGATGCCGGAAACAGCTGGACTGAAATCACTTCTCCAGCCTTTGTATTCGGAGCTAACGGAACAAGAGTATCCGTTTGTGAAGCCGATCCAAATGTTGTTTATGTTGCTAATGTTGGTGCTAATACGATAGGAGAAATTTATAAATCAACAGATGGAGGAAGTACCTTTACCAACATGCGTTCGACTAAGGAGTGTCTTGCCGCATATTCGGCATCCGGGGGAGGTGGTCAGGGAGATTATAATTTTGATTTTGAAGTCAACCCTGCTAATTCAAACGAGCTTTATGTATGTGCTCATTTGATATGGCGTTCTACAGATGCAGGTGTTACCTGGGTGCAGCAACAAAAATCCTGGTCATCCGACCTTCATACCGACCAACATCATATTGTATTTGATCCTTATGTTAGCGGTCAGCTGTGGAATGCCAACGATGGCGGAGTCTGGAGCAACATCGCTAATGGCACAGGAGAGTGGACTCCAAAGTCTGACGGTATCGCAGCCACCGAAATTTATCATGGTGCCATTTCCAAAACAAATCGAAATCTATTATATATAGGCACACAAGATAATGGCGGAATTTATTATAATAACGGTACCTTTTATAATAACAGGGGAGGCGACTTTGGTCCGTTTATGTGGTTTGATTATTCCGGTAATTTTTACTCTGAATCAGACGGAAGTAGACACATATATCCTTCGGATTCTGACATAAGCTTGAATCTGCCGGAAACTCCATCGGGTGGAAAATTTACTTTCACTGCCGTCAATGCCGACATTGCTTACCATGCTAATGCCGGAAAAATTTATCGTTGCATTAACCTTACTTCAGCTTCTCCTTCCTGGACACTTATTTACACCATACCATCTGGTAAAGTCAAAGACCTCCAGGTAGATCCTGGTAATGCCGATCGCTTGTATGTATTTACAGATTCACCTGCATTATATCGATCTGACAATGCGATGACTGCTGCCTCTTTTGCTCAGATAACTCTCCCTGTTCAATCCACTAATGGTTCTGTAGCTCCCATACCTAATTCAGATGTTGTATACTTAGGACTTGGAAATACGATCTATCGCTCTGCGGATAAAGGGACAACATGGACCACCACAAAAGGATTTCCTGCAGCAAAAGTGTTAAAAGTGGTAGCTGATTATAAAAGTACCAATGAGGCTGTCTATGCTTCTTATCCCTTGGGCGTATATTATAAGGACAACACTAAATCATCCTGGATAAATTATTCTTCAGGCCTTCCTATAATTTCCGAAATAGTAGATATGGACATTTACAATGATGGTATCTCTAAAGGGATATTGAATGCTTATTTTTATGGAAGAGGCGTATGGCAGAGTGATTTGGTTCCTCCTCCGAGTAACATTACGGTGGCTATGACTTCGCCTGCCAACAATACAACATTTAGCAGTCCTGCTACTATCAATCTTCAGGCAACAGCTTCCGTAAGCTCAGGAAATATTAGCAAAGTAGAATTCTATAATGGCACTACCTTACTAGGTACAAGCCTGTCCTCTCCACATGTTTATTCGTGGAATGGAGTATTGCCTGGAAATTACGATCTGACTGCCGTGGCTTATGATAATTTGGGAAATAAAAAAAGCTCTGCCTTAGTGACTGTTACGGTGACTTTTGTTTGCAATAAAGTTTCAGGGACTCCCTTTGGTACTTCTCCTTATGTAGCAGGCAGTGAATATGATAAAGCATTTGACGGAGATATAAATACAAATTTTAGTGCTAAATCAGCCAGTTCAGGTTATACCGGATTAGATCTTGGAACCGCAAAAGTTGTTACAAATGCCAGATATTATCCAAGATCATCGCAAGCAATAAGGATGAAAGATGGAAAATTTCAGGGTTCCAATACGTCCACTTCTGCTGGTTTTGTAGATCTCTACACCATCCCAACCGAGCCAAATTATGCCTGGCAAGACGTTAGTATACCAAACAGCACAGCCTACAGGTATTACAGGTATTTATCGCCAGTAGACGGTTATTGTGATGTGGCTGAAATTGAATTCTGTACTCATAATGAGCTTCCAACCATAAACCTTACAGCACCAATCCATAATGAGCTTTATACTGCTATTCCTGCGAATATAAATATTACGGCAGCTGCTTCTGATATGGATGGATCGATAAGTAAAGTTGAATTTTATCAGGGTGAGACTTTGCTTGGTATTGATACGTCAAGTCCTTATTCGTTTGACTGGACGGGAGTTCCCAGCGGTACTTATCAACTTCTTGCAAAAGCTTATGATAATCTAAATGCTGTAGTGGTTTCCTCTCCTATTACCGTCGTAGTAGGAAATCAAAAACCAACAGTTTCAATTATTTCACCCGACGATTATGCTGTCTTTGCAAATCCTGCAAATATTACTATTTATGCAACAGCCTCTGACGCTGACGGTACTATCAGTAAAGTCGAGTTTTACAATGGCTCCTCTTTGTTAGGGACTTCAACAACTAATCCATACAGTTACCATTGGGCAGATGTGCCTGTAGGAACTTACACGCTTACAGCTAAGGCGTATGATAATAATGGTGGAACTACAGACTCTTCACCCATAACTGTTAATGTTCCTTTCACTTGTTCTCCGCTTTCGGGCAGCCCTTTTGGCACTCCTCCCTATTACACATATGCTACCTATGACAAAGCATTTGACGGAGATCTAGGAACAACTTTTCAAGCCAGTACATCTAATAACGGTTATACCGGATTAGATTTTGGAACAGCAAAAGTTGTTAAAGCAATACGTTTCTATCCAAGGGCATCTAGAGAAAGTAGAATGAACGGAGGGAAATTCCAAGGGAGCAATGTTGCAGATTTCAGTAGTGGGGTAGTCGATCTATACACCATCCCTTCTATTCCAGTTCTAAAATGGAATGAGGTTGCGCTTTCCAATGAAACTACTTTCAGATATGTGCGTTATTTATCTCCGGCAGGGGGATATTGTAACGTAGCGGAAATTGAATTTTGCGGGTTAAACATTGTGCCAAAGGTAAACATTACTGCTCCGGCAAATGCTGCTACTTATGTTGCTCCGGCAGCAATTAATATTGCTGCTGATGCAAATGGTTCTGTAAGTAAAATAGAATTCTATATAGGAGCTTCTTTAATTGGTACCTCCACTAGCAGCCCATACAATTACAACCTTACAGGAATAAGTGGCGGAACTTACAATCTGACAGCAAAGGCTTATGACCCTGCCGGGGCAGTTGTTTCTTCAGCTCCCGTAAACTTTACTGTCATCAATAATATTGCTCCAACAGTAAGCATTACCGCTCCAGCCGACAATGCAATTTATGTTGCTCCAGCCACTTTCGCTATATCAGCTACAGCTAACGATGCCGACGGAAATATAGACAAAGTAGAATTCTACAATGGTCCTGCACTATTAGGAACCGTTAACGCAAGTCCGTATACTTTTAATTGGACCAGTGTAGCTGCCAGAACGTACACCTTAACGGCCAAAGCTTACGATAATAATGGAATTGTTACCACTTCGTCTGCGGTTTCGGTCAAAGTAAACCAACCGCCTACAGTGAATATTAGCAGTCCGGCCGACAATACAATTTATGTTGCTCCAGCCACCTTCGATATATCAGCCACCGCTAACGATACCGACGGAAGCATAAACAAAGTAGAATTCTATAATGGCCCTACACTATTAGGAACCGTTAATGCAAATCCGTATACTTTCAACTGGAACAGTGTAACTGCCGGAACATACACGTTAACGGCCAAAGCTTACGATAATAATGGAACTATTACCACTTCTTCTGCAGTTTCAGTCAGAGTGAACCAACCGCCTACAGTAAGTATTACCACTCCAAAGAATAATAGTAACTACATTGCTCCTGCTTCTGTTACCATTAATGCTACAGCTGCAGATACAGATGGAATTGTAAATAAAGTAGAGTTCTATAATGGAACTAATTTAATCGCTACTTCAACCACCTCTCCTTACACTTGTAATCTAACAAGTATTTCCGCAGGTGCTTACTCATTGACCGCTAAAGCCTGTGATGATAGAGGTACATGCACTACTTCTTCTGCAATTGCAATTACGGTAAATACACCTATCAATCAAGCTCCTTCGGCAAGCATTACTTCTCCTGCAACTAATACTGTATTTATTGCCCCTGCAAACATTACAATCAATGCTGTAGCTGCCGATTCTGACGGAACAATTTCTAAAGTAGAGTTCTATAACGGAGCAACTTTATTATCGTCTTCGACAACAAGTCCGTATACATACAATTGGGAAAATGTGATTGCGGGAACTTATGCCATAACGGTAAAATCATATGATAATGAAAATGCGACAGCAACATCAGCTGTGGTAAACGTGGTCGTTAATAATAATCAGGCTCCAACAGTAAGTGTTACTTCTCCGGTTAATAATACGGCATTCATTGCTCCTGCAAGCATTATAATCAATGCAGCAGCAGCCGATGCTGACGGAACAATTTCTAAAGTAGAATTCTATAACGGAGCAACCTTATTATCGACTTCAGCAGTCAGTCCGTACACCTACAATTGGGAAAATGTGACTGCGGGAACTTATCAGATAACAGCAAAATCATATGATAACGCAAATGCAACAGCAACATCAGCTGTGGTAAACGTAGTCGTTAATAATAATCAGGCTCCCACAGTAAGCGTTACTTCTCCTGGAAACAACACTGTATTCATTACTCCTGCAAGCATTACGATCAATGCCGTAGCAACCGATTCTGACGGAACAGTTTCTAAAGTAGAGTTCTATAACGGAACAACTTTATTATCGACTTCAATAACCAGTCCGTATACATACAATTGGGAAAATGTGACTACGGGAACTTATCAGATAACAGCAAAAGCCACAGACAATACAGGAAACCTGACCAGCTCTACTCCTGTAAATATTGTTGTGAAAACTAACCCGATAATTAGTATGATTTCTCCCTCTGAGAATGATCAGATAGTAGATCATGGAAGTGATGTTTTGTTCAAATTCAAGGTGACTGATCCTGATGCTGTAGTATCATCCATTATCATTAAAGACAATGGGGCGGTAATTTCTACAATAAGTAAACTTCCTTATTCATTTACCCTTACTAATTTAAGTTCGGGAGACCATTATTTCACCGCAACCGCTGTTCTTGAAAATGGTACCGAATATACATTTACAAGTTTGAATATAGTAAGTAAAAATTGTAAAAGTATGGAATGGAATACTTCAACTGATTATTTAATTGGAGATCAGGTAATCTACCAAAATAGTATTTACAGGGCTTTGGTAATTAACAAAAACAAACAACCGGATCAAGATAAATCCATTTGGTCTAAGATAGGAACTTGCGAGAATCTCTCCGTTGAAGATTTTCCTGCACCTAAATCTAAATACATCTTATATCCAAATCCATGCACCACACATTTCAACATCAAATTTATGGATTGTGCCGGAAAGAGTTTTTACTATAGCATAATGGATATGAACAGCAGGGTAATTAGAGAGAACAAAAGCGAGAGTATCAACAATGTTATATTTGAGAAAGAGGTAAACATTCAGGGGTTATCTTCAGGAACTTACATTGTAATTATTCATTTAGATGAGAAAGTATATAATGAAAAAATAATTATCATAGAAAAGCCTTCTATGTATAAGAAAAAGAGATAA
- a CDS encoding TonB-dependent receptor plug domain-containing protein, with translation MKKAHLLIAFFVAITAYSQQITDTTEPKKLNEIHLITERYSRSTQDMKHISKKEIEFQKSQNTADLLANTGIVAVQKSQQGGGSPVLRGFEANKILLLVDGIRMNNLIYRAGHLQNIITVDENSLEQIDVLFGPASTIFGSDALGGVINMRTKNPMFLTQTNNKVFSGNLMSRYNSANKGLTQYFDLNFAGKRWSSLSSFSYNSYGDLRMGGNPKGKNESFGERPQYVETSNNVDYLVQNENPLIQKFSGYKQYNAMQKIIFQQDENTQHSLNLQYSTSTDVPRYDRLTDPSGSGLKYAVWNYGPQKRFLSAYKFSKQKALFDSDMNLGVSYQNIEESRISRKFNDNKTKTQLEKVNVFAVNADFRRKLGKGDFLYGAEFFYDNLNSTATSSNRVTGIVTPTDTRYPNGINHTLRADIFATYNEKINETTFYNLGMRTGYSALKSTIANNSFFHLPYNIIEQSNFTYSGTAGIMKNIKSTKLVFNLASGYRVPNVDDLGKLFESMPGTLIVPNKDIAPEKSVTADLTVAFGQGKRIQFDNTVYYTRLFDAIVTDHFLYNGQSSVIYEGVNSEVFAMQNKGNAYIGGFSSSLKIAITKPLTIYGMATFTKGEIMNSTGNTPLDHISPMYGKTGLKYENKRMLLDFYMLFNGRKNSSDYALNGEDNEKYAPKGGMPSWQILNFKTAFFIDKNLSVYAGIENILDLQYRVFASGINASGRNISVSAKYQF, from the coding sequence ATGAAAAAAGCACACCTTTTAATAGCATTCTTTGTTGCTATCACAGCTTATTCACAACAAATTACCGACACTACCGAGCCAAAGAAATTAAATGAAATACATCTAATTACAGAACGCTACTCGAGGTCCACTCAGGATATGAAACACATTTCGAAAAAGGAAATAGAGTTTCAAAAAAGCCAAAATACTGCCGATTTACTAGCCAACACAGGTATAGTAGCTGTTCAAAAATCGCAGCAAGGCGGAGGAAGTCCCGTGTTAAGAGGGTTTGAAGCCAATAAGATTCTGCTTCTCGTGGATGGGATCAGAATGAACAACCTTATTTACAGAGCAGGGCATTTACAGAATATAATTACTGTTGACGAAAACTCGCTGGAACAGATTGATGTACTTTTTGGCCCCGCATCTACTATTTTTGGAAGCGACGCGTTGGGTGGTGTTATTAATATGAGAACCAAAAACCCCATGTTTCTTACCCAAACGAATAACAAGGTGTTTTCAGGAAATTTAATGTCAAGATACAACAGTGCCAATAAAGGATTAACACAATATTTTGATCTTAATTTTGCAGGTAAACGATGGAGTTCTCTATCGTCTTTCTCGTATAATAGTTATGGAGATTTGAGAATGGGAGGTAATCCTAAGGGAAAGAATGAATCTTTTGGCGAGCGCCCTCAATATGTTGAAACTTCGAATAATGTAGATTATTTGGTGCAGAATGAGAATCCGCTTATTCAGAAGTTTTCCGGATATAAGCAATATAATGCCATGCAAAAGATCATCTTTCAACAGGATGAAAATACGCAGCACAGCCTGAATCTACAGTATTCGACTTCTACAGACGTGCCAAGATATGATCGTCTTACTGACCCATCGGGTTCGGGGCTGAAATATGCTGTTTGGAATTACGGTCCGCAAAAAAGATTTCTTTCGGCTTATAAATTTTCGAAACAAAAGGCCTTGTTCGACAGTGATATGAATCTTGGCGTAAGCTACCAAAATATTGAAGAAAGCAGAATCTCAAGAAAATTTAACGATAACAAAACTAAAACTCAGCTCGAAAAAGTAAATGTATTTGCTGTTAATGCCGATTTCAGAAGAAAACTTGGCAAGGGTGATTTTCTTTACGGAGCCGAATTCTTTTATGACAATCTGAATTCGACTGCTACTAGTTCAAACCGCGTCACAGGTATTGTGACTCCAACAGATACTCGTTACCCAAACGGTATAAACCACACTTTAAGAGCAGATATTTTTGCAACTTATAATGAAAAAATAAACGAAACTACTTTCTATAATTTGGGTATGCGTACCGGTTATTCTGCCTTAAAAAGCACTATTGCCAATAATTCTTTTTTCCACCTTCCGTATAACATCATCGAGCAGAGCAACTTCACGTATAGCGGTACTGCCGGAATTATGAAGAATATTAAGAGCACTAAATTGGTTTTCAATCTGGCTTCGGGTTACAGAGTTCCAAACGTGGATGATTTAGGAAAGCTTTTCGAATCAATGCCTGGAACCTTAATTGTACCGAATAAGGATATTGCTCCTGAGAAATCAGTAACGGCCGATTTGACTGTAGCATTTGGGCAGGGAAAGAGAATTCAGTTTGACAATACGGTGTACTATACCCGCCTTTTTGATGCCATTGTTACCGATCATTTTTTGTACAATGGACAGAGTTCTGTGATTTACGAAGGAGTAAACAGCGAGGTATTTGCCATGCAAAACAAAGGAAATGCTTATATAGGCGGTTTTTCTTCTTCCCTGAAAATCGCCATTACAAAACCACTGACGATTTATGGTATGGCAACTTTTACCAAAGGGGAAATAATGAACAGTACAGGGAATACTCCGTTGGATCATATCTCTCCAATGTACGGAAAAACAGGATTGAAGTATGAAAATAAAAGGATGCTTCTGGATTTCTATATGTTATTTAATGGCAGGAAAAATAGTAGTGATTATGCCCTGAATGGTGAGGACAACGAAAAATATGCCCCTAAAGGAGGTATGCCGTCATGGCAAATCCTTAATTTCAAAACAGCCTTTTTTATCGATAAGAATCTGTCAGTTTATGCCGGAATTGAAAATATTTTAGACCTGCAATACCGTGTTTTTGCATCGGGGATCAATGCATCGGGCCGAAATATATCCGTATCAGCAAAATACCAATTCTAA
- a CDS encoding LytR/AlgR family response regulator transcription factor: protein MDSKVKKYILISSFDKVDFIKTDQIICCIADGRYTSIFTLDGKQYVACQNLGKYESDLGDEFFFRIHQSYIVNIAHVNRIKKNEGFFCEMTNNMRLPISNRKHKVFCEFIGLK from the coding sequence ATGGATAGTAAAGTGAAAAAGTATATTCTGATATCCTCTTTTGATAAAGTTGATTTTATTAAAACGGATCAAATTATTTGTTGTATTGCAGATGGGCGATACACAAGTATTTTTACACTTGATGGTAAACAATATGTTGCATGTCAGAATTTAGGTAAATATGAAAGTGATCTTGGGGATGAGTTTTTTTTCAGAATTCATCAATCGTATATCGTTAATATAGCTCATGTCAATAGGATTAAAAAAAATGAGGGGTTTTTCTGTGAAATGACAAATAACATGAGATTGCCCATTTCTAATAGAAAGCACAAGGTGTTTTGTGAATTTATTGGATTAAAATAA